The DNA sequence CCCATCGTGCTACCACAAGCCACCGACCACCAACGCGGacattcaaattttcgaatTGACGATTAAATGAAATGACATCGTTGTACTAATCGTATAACTTTGCTTTCTCgctgaaatattttattctccAAGTTCGAAcatatttttttcaaaaaacGAATAATCGAAAAAGAGATATCGTAACGTGTTGTAGGAAATTAACTACTCTGTGATGTCACACCGAAATCTTTTACGATTACAGCAACGTGtttcatatatataaatttcatttatttagatAACTtccatataaataaataaattacacacCCGCCTTTACTTTCTAAAAAAACTATGCACTAACATATATTGCTTACAATAGGACAAGACAAGATCTTATTGTATGTACGTAACAATTTCTGAGACTCGTATaccttaaataaatataatttttaaaagtttGTTTAGAAAACATGAGTTTATTTTGAGTTTCATAAATCCCTACAACTTTGTCTTGTTGctatataagaaaataattgcAAGAGTAAAGCTCCTTAAACCTTTTCTTAAATATCTATTGTAATACTGAACTATTGTACATATCTAAacgtattttaattttcttcagAATTTTGGACAGCCGAGTGTCGTTCGAGATTCCCGAAAAACAAAATACCAATATAGggttaaatgttaaataatggTGCAAATTACACATAATCACAGTTTTATACGAGACTAATGTACGatttaaaaagttataaatTTTAAACGCTAACTATTATTTGTGACACTAAAACGCTTTTAACGGTAATTTTATCTATCTACATCTGTCGACGTCATTTCTCGACATTTTAACCATAAAAGAAAGTGGgaatctattcattcgtgtttCGTTGAGAAGGATTCTATTTCAGATAAGATTTGATTGCTACTTCGCATCGAGAAATACTGATGAGTTCGTTGGGATATCAAGGAATTGTTAAATTACGATCCTCGTTCTAATTAAAAAATAGTTTAGTAATAGTTAGAATTAGTAAATCTAAATAGATTTACGATCCTCACCTGGCAGATGCGTAGGAGCGACGGATTTAGAGTGAAAGCGACAACGTCATACTCCGCAACTCGCGTTTGTTTTAGAAAATACCTTATCAGGGTCGTGATAATTAAGAGACTAGGACAACACCCGCTTTCTTTTATGTTTTCCATCGGTGAAAAAGGAATCGACCAAACCACGAATCGTCTTATCATCAGTTCCCTTTTTGAATGAAGATTTTAATATAATCATTGGACGATTATCCGATTGATCAGTTTTAATTAGTACCATTCGAGCTAAAAAATTTCGGTGCTACGAAAAGAAATGTATGTTGCGCGTAAAAACTTAGGATTACGCATATATTTAATTAGGTTACTGTAGGTATAATTTGGTTGCTGTGATCTCAGAAGAAGTCAACTCTCTACACGTTCGATTGGCCCTAGCATAATTACTCGCAATCAAAATAGAAAGAATCGTACACAAGAATTAACACTAAAAtactatttttaaaatactaaaattttaattcaatcGTTGAAATATTCTGTCTACTCTGTGAAGAAATATTTAGATACGACACATATTAATTAACTCGATAGAGAAACAAATGACTCTCTACTTTATACAGGTCGATAATTGCAATTCAAACCTGTGTAGTTAAGGTTTGTGGGACACATGTTCGCTTGATGCTAATGCTGAACTTATTAGCACGAGTCAGAAACGTTTTCCAGGTTGATTATCGAGCAAACACAATATTATATCGGTTCCCGTTTCACCCATTATTAGCCTTGTCCGTTGATATTCACATTGAATCGTTGAAATTCTAATTTATCGTAATGTTCCCTTATACTGTTATTCTCATTGAAATCTGTGACATTCTAATTGTACGTGGCACGTGACAAGGTACAAGCGACACGTACTATAATTTATCGATCTCATTTCTTCCGTAAAAATATGCCAACTCGTTTTAATAATCTTGATAAGTTATCTTCTGATAAAACTCATTGCACTCATAACATTCGATAAGGGTAACATTCATTATAATTTGATGCCGTTAATCGGATTATCATTTAACTATAATacaaaaatttctataattatgtaattaaaagataataaaaagaatattattttcattacgtACAGTGTATAAGTGACTCACAAAAATGTGTGAATAATTAGTATAGAAAATTTTTTTCATTGACATTGTCGCTATCAATTATAGCGATGGGATTTGAAATCAATCTGgaaatatatgtgaaaattataaaacgtttattgcaaacatacaattaataaaaaattagtacATCATATAGTAGGTGATGGCACTAAAAAAAGTAATTAGGTTTGTTAATATGATTAGTAATTGACTATTTAAATAATCTTGGGACCTCTATAATTAGTATGGTCGCAATAAAGATATCATCGTTCGTCGTAAAAAAtcttttatacaatacataatagaaatatataaataatagataatagaagaagtttttacaaatattgaaatattttttgcttGTCAATTTTATTTCTTCCACGGATAAATACATATTGAACTATAGGGAAAAATTAAACATTATAAAGTCTGCGGTAAAATTCACCTCTATcgtaatatcgatattttaGTTCGATGGTATTTTAACTTCTAGCTCAAGTTTTTCATATTTGTGCAACGTTCgtttgtttcacataattcttTTTCAACAGTTTGTCGTTTCATCGCGTTTCGTTTTTAATTACTTATTCAAAGGTTAATGGAAAGAAGTTTGTAGTATCATCAAGTTTAAACTTGAAAATCAAATTTTTTATCTCGGAATAATGAGCATGTTTGGAGACATAAAGGTGAAAACGTGGTCACCCGTGATTTCTTGCAAAATTCCAGATAATATCGTTTCTTCCCAATTCGCATCGTCTAAAATATTTACTCCGTCTTACGAAAAGTACGTTATTCgattaaattgaaatttaatttaatgattGGTAATTGACCAGTTATTAAACTCCTTATTAAATTGAAACGcccttaatattttattaaataatcaaGCCACATTTTCTGTAATATCGCAGAGAAAAGCGTCCTTGTATAGAACAATTATTAACGAATGAATATCAACGAATCTGGTGGCAAGAAAAGGAAATGTGGGACAAAAGGTGCAGAACAAAGATAACGACTAAACAATTATTGCAACGCATggtaaaagaaaatataacataataaccatgttattaaatttttcgtctatttaatgaaaaataccTCTACACGATATCAGTTATTACACTTATAAAAATGCCTATGTATAATTGTTATTAAAGGTAATTCGTAGAAAATCGAAAGTAGTTCCTCCTATCGATAAACCCAAAATGACTAAAAAaccaaagaaaaaaggaaaagtcaAAGGATCAAAGGACGATaagaaggaagaaggaaagTCTTCTACACAGGAAATGGAAACAGACAAAACGAAGGAAAGTAGTGACAAAAAATCACCAAAATAAATTCTCTAGAAGATTACTATTGGTTATAACTGAAATTCAAATGAGTTTTCGAACGCTCTTTTAACACAGAATTTTATAACTCGTAAACGTCGGGATCAACGTCCATCGGTTTTATTACTCAAACCTTGAAAATCGCGATATCTAGCACAACATATACACGACTACACGACTAAACCATGCTTATTTCCCTTCGATCTTTGCCTTCGAACTATTTTTCACGTACAACGtgaagaaaatacaattttttgattACCTTTAATTCAAACCCTGTCAAGTATTATAAgttataaatttatagaaatttaataaatcaacCTCGCGTAAGCAGTAGATGATGTTCTTCTCACCAAAAATGCACGTAAGAAGCTTTTTCTCGAGAGCACAAAGAAGCATAATTTTATCTTTTCATAGTTTCGTTGCGAAAACCAATGTATCTGAGCAGAAcgttttatcaaataaatattactttGAAATCATTTCTACGCGCAACCACGATCATAACCGCAGTAAAACTAGGTAGATATAAAGGAATAACGCTTAAGTTTATAACAACGCTATGCAATATTTGTATAGTAACGGATAATGCAGGTAACAATTACGTGATTTTAATGATtcctttttttcgtttatatatAGTCTTTCTAATGGTATTACTTACCAATCTGTCCTAGTATGATAAGTTTTCGCGAAGCCTACACTACACATGGTTGCAGTTTATGGAAAAACGAAAGTGGAAAATGCTGATGCAATCAGCAACGATAGTTGAGTTTGATTTCCAGCATGTAGAATGAATTTTCAAGGGGAAAAAGAATGTTGTCGCGGGTTTCACGCTTTTCGCGACAGCCGTAGATCTATTTTATTCTATAGCCGAAATAAatgattcttttatttttcttaatacttaaCGCGTCTtgaggaaaaaaaaagatatatctTAAAAGGATTTATCTGTTATCTCTGGATATTTAGTTTTTCTTTGTGAATATTATGCATagactttgtttttttttttttattcctttttaaattttttgttggACAATATTTTTGAAAGAAAGGTCCAGAACCCGTTCAAGGCGAACTGCATGCCTCTATAAATATCTATCAATTAACTATCCGATATTTCATCTACAAAACAAGATGAAACAATCACCTTTATTGCATCATGATCGATTCATTTGTAACAAGATATTTTCTATTtcgaaaatatatttctttgcgGTGACGTCAATGGGGCGCCAAATAATATCAAGAAATGTGCCTCGTAAAACGGAAACACAGTGCATCTTGTCGAATGTTAGTCGCAAgtatttattttgcataaaaATGTATATGAAGAAATGacgataattttattttttttttaactttttcatttatttatatcttgaTTAAGGACTTAGGAAATACCTTAAACAGCAAAATCACGGTGACATAAAGAAAACAAAGTCTCTGCGATCTTTATGATGCATactatttatttgtatttgGAATAAAAAAGATTTTCATATCGATAGGTTAATTAGATCAGCATTAAGACGTAGAATATTATTCGCATCGATTGCACGCtcgtaaaagaaagaaaaaataaaacaggTGAAACGGGGCAACATAATTCAATCATAGAACAATTAACCGTGGATTAAGAGATCAAACGGACTGCAGTTTCTACTTATATGTTTGAAAATGTCGTGTTCCGGCATGGAAAAAAACAACACATCTACATACAACTTCATTCGATATCCTTCGAATATAATGTTACATTCGTGCTAGGCCATATTCCATTTCTACCATTTCGTTGCAAAACTACCTAGGTGTTTCGTTACGTTATACTACCGCATTAAATAACAGCCAATCGACAATTGTTTCCTATAAATTCTTCGCGACGGTGAATGAAAGAGAGGTCAAAGCAAATCGTCGTACAATATGACCATTTTGCACGCAATGCACACCCCCACACGCTTTCTTCGGAATAAAAGAAAATCTAGATTATGAagaacaagaaataaattcataattttGCAAATGCATTATGTTTAAGAATTGACTAcccataaaaatattttgatattgaatatttctatgaataacgtaattttgaaaatttctgCATTATACATTCTATTTCATTCACTTACATTAAAATCTAGTGATTAAACGGATTAACATATCGTTGGTTTGCTTGAAAAGTAATATCTCACAAATCATCATATTTGAGATTAATTCTAAAATTGAGGTACTTTTTTAAGAGGGAAATAATTACTTAATAAAATTATGCTATTTAACAAGAACAATATGGCAattcaacaattatttaatagtAAATAATACGCATAAACGATATTTTATCGGAGACATTCGAAATCTAACTTAAAGAGTAAACAAATACACATGGGTGAGTAACTAATATTTACTTAAATCTATTATTTCAAATAGATTTCCTAAAAAATTTACTTCTTTATCTGCTACATTCTTTGAACGAACCAACAATATGTGATATATGTAATACATCTTTTTATAATTCAAGATAATTCCGTATTAAAAAGTATACAAacgcaataaataaatttataacgaTACTTGTACACCGTTATAGTATACTTGAGAAAATTCGCGCGTAGAATTCGGATAATAGTGCTGCCACCTAACGAAGGCTGCAAACGTTTTACGTCGCTGAGTACCATTTTAATTTGTCGAAGCGAATAGTCAAACCTAAATCGCGACTTTTCGATAGAAGTTACTCGAGAATATTTTAACTTTTTTCCCTGGTCAATAGAAACCGTGGTAATGCAAACGTGTTTACGGTAGTGGAACGTAAAGTGTACAATTGTTTAAGCAATTCTGATTTTGTTCTTCGGTATGTCAGAAGGCGAGGCTACAGCATCGCAGAAGAAACAGCAGCCATTTCAGCAACAGCCACAACTTGGAATAGGCTCAATGGCGAATATGGCATGGCAATATCCCTCGCCAAACAATATCCATAACATGTTTCCCCCATATTCAGGGTAATTATCTACCTCGATTTAAGCACAAAATTATTATTCTACTAATGAAAATAACGCGATATTTCAATACGAAGTATCTTATATGCATTTTAGGAATAACGTATTATGCACGTTATGTTCGATGATTTCAtataatctttttaatttacaattctttttatatttctgtTTTCATTTGCATTTGAACTAACATAAAACAGTTATCGATCGAATAACGTATGGATAAGGAACATATAGGAAATAAGTAttgtaatataatacatattaacGTGAATAAAAGACGCTTTGTAATGACCTAATTTTAGATTAACATACATGATATAAGTAATTTGGAATAatagtaaattatttattttggtAATACACAATACAAGTAAATACTAAATAAAAGTTTAAAAACTTTTTGTAtgatactttttattttaatatttggaaatttttaaAGTTATGATGAAACTAATAATAAACCTTTTGCAACATTAAGCACTTCAGTTGCATATATTGATATGCGTATTTATGTTTTTTATAGCCAATTATATGGACCAGGATATCAAGGTGTACCTCATCAAGGACAAACGTTTAGCTACTATCATGCGATGATGCCAGGATATGGACAACCTTTTACTCCACAGCAaatgcaacagcagcagcagcaccaacaacagcagcaacagcaacaacaacagcagcagcagccacAACAGGACAACAATCAAGGAAAACAGTTACATCAGCAACCACCAGTACCCGGAACCCCCATGTCTTTGGATGATGATTCTGAACTTCCTCCTTTACCTCCTGGACCACCCCCATCAGTACAGACATCTCAACAACACAATAATCAAATACAACCATCTATGCAGCCTCATCCAGGGTACATGTATAATGCTTTTCCATATGGTACTTGGAATGGCATGCACAATGATATGTCCCGTAAGTTTTTTTCTTAAATAGAAAGTATCAGGGaatatatacttttatttaatatatataagataatacttgttttcatctttttttttcagAATACAATAATCAAATTCGTTTCAATGTATATAACAAAAAGAATGGTTTGGCTTTTCTCTCTCCATCTGGCAATAGTGGAGCTGCAAAGAGAAAACGTAAGCGGAATAAAAATTTAGCAGCTCAGTTCAACAATAGCTTTCAGGCAAACAGTCCAACAACGAATTTCGTACCGGGTCCCAATTTAAAGACCGAATTACCACCTTTACCTCCTGCACAGTGTGAAATAGTGGCTCCTCCTCCACCAACTGAAGAATCCCCTGCTCCTACTACACCTGCTATCACAACTGTTAATAATACAATTCCTAGTGCTGGCACACCAGCGGTAGGTACACCCTCTATCGTGACAAATCCCAGCCCAGTCGGTGATTGGCCTGACAGTTTGAAGAACTATGTAAACAGGTGTTACGAAAAATGCAAAACGGCAGTAGACAAGGATCAAGTTGAGATTATATTAAAGGGAAAGATTACGCGTGCAGCGAACGATGGCTCGCTTTGGGTAAAAGACTGGGACCAAGAACCATTGCCTAGCATTCATAGTGAACGTATGACTATGACGATAAAGCCTCAAAAACCGGccttgaaattaaataatttgccAAATCCGCTGATGAATGCACAGGGAGGCTTGCGCAAGCCAGGTCTCTCCACTTCTCTTGGGGCTCGGCTTGGCGCGCGTCTCTCTGTGAATTACAAACGGTCAAGGTCGAGGTCGAGGACTAGATCAAGATCAAGATCCAGATCGAGATCAAAGTCCAGGTCGAGGTCGAGGTCAAGATCGAAGTCAAGGTCGCGTTCGAATACACGTAGTCCACCATCACGAAAGTACAGGCGTAGTACGTCATCGTCGTCGAACGTTAGTGATCGGGAACACGATTATAAATCGTTAAAAACGAAAAAATCTACTAAAAACAAACTGAGTCACAGCAGCAAGAAAACaaagaagactaaacagatgaAATCACATTTCTATTCAGAATTTGGTTTAGCTACAGGAAACACTGAGGAATTAGGATCTAAGGAGAAATTACAACAACGTGCTGCAAGATTTAACGATACTATTTCCAGGACAGCCAACAATGGTGTTAAAGATGACTCATCTACAGACTTTGATTTTACTGGACTTCACATTGTCGGAGTATGCAAGGATATAGAGAAACCTTATTTACGTTTAACATCTGTAAGATTTCTGTCATCGATTAAATTCATTTGAAATTGGTTTgtagaatttataaaaatactccttatttttatattataggcTCCAGCTCCCTCCGCCGTTCGACCGGTAAGTGTACTCCAAAATTCTTTGGCACATGTCAAGAAACGATGGGTGGCTGATCAGGACTATAGATACGCTTGTGATCAACTTAAATCTATTCGTCAAGATCTTACCGTCCAAGGTATTCGAAATGCATTTACAGTCCACGTGTATGAAACACACGCCCGCGTCGCTCTAGAGAAAGGAGATCATGAAGAATTCAACCAGTGCCAGACTCAGTTACGGATGTTGTATCAAGACGTTGGCGGAGAAAATCGATGTGAATTTATTGCATACagaatattgtattatattttcacAAAAAATACTCAaggtttttaattattttattatgcatataattatgtaacattaccattaatattctttttacaTAAGAATAAGAAAATTAATACTTTTGCTACAGATTTAACGACGATTTTAGCAGCTTTATCAGTAGAAGACAAAAATGATGAGTGTATAAAACATGCGCTCAAAGTGCGTTCAGCTTGGTGGTTGAAAAATTTCCATGCCTTTTTCAAACTATACACTTCTGCCCCACGGATGGCAGCCTTTTTAATGGATTGGTTTGTTGCAAGAGAACGCAAGAATGCATTGAAGAGCATGATAAAGTCGTACGTACTAGACTCTTTAGAAGTAATCATTTATATCTACTTGTCAAAATATCTTCAAAcgatatttttctatacaacatttttacaaaaattaatcAAGATAACGCTAAGAAATATAATGGATCAAAATATAACTAATTTCATATTAACAGGTACATTCAATTGGTAAACTGATAGATAGCGTTTAACTTTAAAGTATTATAAtcttattttacaatttttttgcaattttttatgaCCAAAAAacgaatttttttcatttttttaaacagtcttcaaatatatttctataaataaatttaacggaaatatatatatacgaaggtacaaaaagtaagaaataatttatttttagtttTCATAAGAACCAACATTATTTCATGTATATAATGGAACAAAGGAAGTGAAAgattgcaaataatttttttaacaattataattatacataGATTTCTGTTACAGGACATCGTAGCTGAAAAATGACTAGTTTTGTTGTTGTTTATTttcattgtattatatatattatatgtgtgtgtatatatactttGTGTATATGTCCATTGCACGATTATCTAATGATACATTTCTTCTGCTGTTTAGCTACCGGCAAAATTTGGCGGTTGATTTCGTCGTAGCAGAATTGGCCTTTGAATCTTTGGACAAGTTTTATGAATTTGTCAATGAATTGGGGTTGGTTTATGCTGATCCTGAACAACATCTAATCGACTGCAAGACAAGCAGTGGTTCTGTAGGTGCTTGGTAAAAAAAGCAACTTCAATTTTTTTGGTGGAAGATATATAAACGAAAACCATTGTCGTGCACATTCATAGGGACAAATCTGTGTGTGTATATGCATATGTTTCCCAattatatgcatatgtacacttcacatacatatgcatatgCATGTGCATATATTTAACTACACATTGATCTGCTACTGATTCTTACCATCCCCTAATCATTGTTCTCTTCGTTGATCGACGCCACACAGTCGAGCAACAATTTGTAAATGAAAGTTTTCCCCGCAATAATTTGTACATATACGTATCTCAATCTCAGCCCGGCGCAAGCGAAGAATCCACATACAGGCTGATGAATTGTACAAAAGAATTAGGATGACCGTTTTAAAGTCGTCTGCAACTACCTCAATAAAACTCGGTATGAAGCCGAGGCTCGTAGTAAATTACGGAAAGAGAAAGGAGACGATAGCAAATTATCTTCAGGAAACAAACACTTCTCGTTTGGTCAAAACTTCAAATTCCTTCGATCGAGACCGATCGATTCTCCAAAATTAGTtcatgttatatattatacgtgTTCTTATTCTTATGTCTGATGATTCTAAGCGTCTTTTTCTAAATACTGTCCGCTGAAAGGAGTTGGGATTTTTTAACCACTAGCCAAATCTTTTGCTCTACACAAGAATCTACATCTTGTCGCCATCTTCGAGAGGGAAACTTCGACATTTCGTATTGGGGATTCACAAGCACGCGCGAATAGAAATACAGTGATTGTTTCTATGATAGAAAATAGTACAGAATTGGAATTAATGAACGTATTAAATATACGTAATCGCTATGAAGGGCTTTCCGGTAAGAAATGTATTGAGTTTAAAAGGATATTGGCATGCTCGACAACTCGTCGacgaagagggaagagaaaggaagtCGGAAAGATCTCAAGTTCGGTTCGGCGGTTCAAGAACGGCTGGGTGGTAATAGCCACACGAAACATCTGTACAAAGGGAAAGAGAAAATACTCGACTTAACGTGTTCAACCATCGAATTATAGGAACTTCTAACGGGACAAATGCATATTGGCATCTGATGCCATTCTCGCGTGTGAAGAgtgattatttttatctttttaaatatttatcgcaGGACAATGTTTTTTTCCTTAATAGTCTATTATCAATTCTCAAGTGTCGAGAATTTCGTCTCCACATTTCATCCAAAACAGGAATGCAAGGATATATTAAATGAAAGAAGACGGACATTTTTCATTGTACGATCACGTGCGAATTTAGTGTTGtacgtaataaattatttaattttcggATATTATATTACTTCTTAATCTAATGTTATGTTAGAGACCTAATAGATTTAAATTAAATGCAAATCGTGATTTTACTActaataaatacaaaatttattatatgtgtATTTCATGTTTCAACTACTAAACCACAAATAATTACTTACTAAGGTCTGTAACCTTTTTTCTCGATGTcgttaaaaattataaagataTTAATACGGCAGTCAATATGTAAATCTGTTTCCAATCATAAATGGAAGTAATCATACTTTACATGATGCATAATGAATCTTCTTCAGTCATTCAGATCTTTTGACGCGTTCTTTTATCTCAATAGGATTTATCTGGTGACTAAAAAGTAAGATCTCTTTGGTGTAACTGTTCTCtgtgtatttattaaatttctacACAGAGACAATG is a window from the Bombus affinis isolate iyBomAffi1 chromosome 9, iyBomAffi1.2, whole genome shotgun sequence genome containing:
- the LOC126919933 gene encoding leukocyte receptor cluster member 8 homolog isoform X2, which codes for MSEGEATASQKKQQPFQQQPQLGIGSMANMAWQYPSPNNIHNMFPPYSGQLYGPGYQGVPHQGQTFSYYHAMMPGYGQPFTPQQMQQQQQHQQQQQQQQQQQQQPQQDNNQGKQLHQQPPVPGTPMSLDDDSELPPLPPGPPPSVQTSQQHNNQIQPSMQPHPGYMYNAFPYGTWNGMHNDMSQYNNQIRFNVYNKKNGLAFLSPSGNSGAAKRKRKRNKNLAAQFNNSFQANSPTTNFVPGPNLKTELPPLPPAQCEIVAPPPPTEESPAPTTPAITTVNNTIPSAGTPAVGTPSIVTNPSPVGDWPDSLKNYVNRCYEKCKTAVDKDQVEIILKGKITRAANDGSLWVKDWDQEPLPSIHSERMTMTIKPQKPALKLNNLPNPLMNAQGGLRKPGLSTSLGARLGARLSVNYKRSRSRSRTRSRSRSRSRSKSRSRSRSRSKSRSRSNTRSPPSRKYRRSTSSSSNVSDREHDYKSLKTKKSTKNKLSHSSKKTKKTKQMKSHFYSEFGLATGNTEELGSKEKLQQRAARFNDTISRTANNGVKDDSSTDFDFTGLHIVGVCKDIEKPYLRLTSAPAPSAVRPVSVLQNSLAHVKKRWVADQDYRYACDQLKSIRQDLTVQGIRNAFTVHVYETHARVALEKGDHEEFNQCQTQLRMLYQDVGGENRCEFIAYRILYYIFTKNTQDLTTILAALSVEDKNDECIKHALKVRSAWWLKNFHAFFKLYTSAPRMAAFLMDWFVARERKNALKSMIKSYRQNLAVDFVVAELAFESLDKFYEFVNELGLVYADPEQHLIDCKTSSGSVGAW
- the LOC126919933 gene encoding leukocyte receptor cluster member 8 homolog isoform X1, which produces MSEGEATASQKKQQPFQQQPQLGIGSMANMAWQYPSPNNIHNMFPPYSGQLYGPGYQGVPHQGQTFSYYHAMMPGYGQPFTPQQMQQQQQHQQQQQQQQQQQQQPQQDNNQGKQLHQQPPVPGTPMSLDDDSELPPLPPGPPPSVQTSQQHNNQIQPSMQPHPGYMYNAFPYGTWNGMHNDMSQYNNQIRFNVYNKKNGLAFLSPSGNSGAAKRKRKRNKNLAAQFNNSFQANSPTTNFVPGPNLKTELPPLPPAQCEIVAPPPPTEESPAPTTPAITTVNNTIPSAGTPAVGTPSIVTNPSPVGDWPDSLKNYVNRCYEKCKTAVDKDQVEIILKGKITRAANDGSLWVKDWDQEPLPSIHSERMTMTIKPQKPALKLNNLPNPLMNAQGGLRKPGLSTSLGARLGARLSVNYKRSRSRSRTRSRSRSRSRSKSRSRSRSRSKSRSRSNTRSPPSRKYRRSTSSSSNVSDREHDYKSLKTKKSTKNKLSHSSKKTKKTKQMKSHFYSEFGLATGNTEELGSKEKLQQRAARFNDTISRTANNGVKDDSSTDFDFTGLHIVGVCKDIEKPYLRLTSAPAPSAVRPVSVLQNSLAHVKKRWVADQDYRYACDQLKSIRQDLTVQGIRNAFTVHVYETHARVALEKGDHEEFNQCQTQLRMLYQDVGGENRCEFIAYRILYYIFTKNTQDLTTILAALSVEDKNDECIKHALKVRSAWWLKNFHAFFKLYTSAPRMAAFLMDWFVARERKNALKSMIKSYVLDSLEVIIYIYLSKYLQTIFFYTTFLQKLIKITLRNIMDQNITNFILTGTFNW
- the LOC126919933 gene encoding leukocyte receptor cluster member 8 homolog isoform X3, which produces MANMAWQYPSPNNIHNMFPPYSGQLYGPGYQGVPHQGQTFSYYHAMMPGYGQPFTPQQMQQQQQHQQQQQQQQQQQQQPQQDNNQGKQLHQQPPVPGTPMSLDDDSELPPLPPGPPPSVQTSQQHNNQIQPSMQPHPGYMYNAFPYGTWNGMHNDMSQYNNQIRFNVYNKKNGLAFLSPSGNSGAAKRKRKRNKNLAAQFNNSFQANSPTTNFVPGPNLKTELPPLPPAQCEIVAPPPPTEESPAPTTPAITTVNNTIPSAGTPAVGTPSIVTNPSPVGDWPDSLKNYVNRCYEKCKTAVDKDQVEIILKGKITRAANDGSLWVKDWDQEPLPSIHSERMTMTIKPQKPALKLNNLPNPLMNAQGGLRKPGLSTSLGARLGARLSVNYKRSRSRSRTRSRSRSRSRSKSRSRSRSRSKSRSRSNTRSPPSRKYRRSTSSSSNVSDREHDYKSLKTKKSTKNKLSHSSKKTKKTKQMKSHFYSEFGLATGNTEELGSKEKLQQRAARFNDTISRTANNGVKDDSSTDFDFTGLHIVGVCKDIEKPYLRLTSAPAPSAVRPVSVLQNSLAHVKKRWVADQDYRYACDQLKSIRQDLTVQGIRNAFTVHVYETHARVALEKGDHEEFNQCQTQLRMLYQDVGGENRCEFIAYRILYYIFTKNTQDLTTILAALSVEDKNDECIKHALKVRSAWWLKNFHAFFKLYTSAPRMAAFLMDWFVARERKNALKSMIKSYVLDSLEVIIYIYLSKYLQTIFFYTTFLQKLIKITLRNIMDQNITNFILTGTFNW